A genomic segment from Antedon mediterranea chromosome 6, ecAntMedi1.1, whole genome shotgun sequence encodes:
- the LOC140052587 gene encoding ubiquitin-conjugating enzyme E2 2-like: protein MALKRLQTELQDLGRDLPPKCSAGPVGDNLFNWQARIMGPTDSPYTGGVFILTIDFPTDYPFKPPKVAFTTKIYHPNINANGSIGLDILRSQWSPELTTSKVLLSICSLLNDPNPDDPLVPDIARTFKNNKEKYISKARKWTQKYAM, encoded by the exons ATGGCTTTGAAAAGGTTACAAACG GAATTACAAGATCTAGGTAGAGACTTACCACCCAAATGCTCTGCAGGACCAGTGGGAGACAATT TGTTTAATTGGCAAGCAAGAATAATGGGTCCT ACTGACAGTCCTTATACAGGAGGTGTGTTCATTTTAACTATAGATTTTCCAACTGATTATCCATTTAAACCACCCAAG GTTGCGTTCACAACAAAAATTTATCACCCAAATATCAATGCAAATGGTAGTATTGGTTTAGACATTCTGCGGTCTCAGTGGTCACCAGAATTGACCACGTCTAAAG TGTTGCTGTCAATATGCTCTTTATTGAATGACCCTAATCCAGACGACCCACTTGTCCCGGACATTGCtcgaacatttaaaaataataaagagaaATACATATCAAAAGCCAGAAAATGGACTCAAAAGTATGCAATGTAA
- the LOC140052563 gene encoding uncharacterized protein has translation MGYADDHSVYDSFNPNSSSSMVNTITKLQECLISINDWMKSNRLKMNSEKTEFILLGSRAQLLKCEKDHIIVCQDRIPRGSSVKYLGVNIVDQLSFKNHIRDKCRSIAVNDLYYIRQIRKFLSKDLCQQLVQSNQNIDYANALYYGLPANTLAPMKRLLHQAAKIIVRKGRYDSATNAMRSLQWLPMYVS, from the coding sequence ATGGGATATGCCGATGATCACTCAGTGTATGATTCATTTAATCCAAATTCTAGTTCTAGTATGGTAAATACAATCACCAAATTACAAGAGTGCCTCATATCCATCAACGACTGGATGAAGTCCAACAGACTAAAAATGAACAGTGAAAAAACAGAGTTCATACTATTGGGAAGCAGAGCTCAACTCCTGAAATGCGAGAAAGATCATATCATCGTATGTCAGGACAGAATACCACGTGGTTCATCTGTAAAATACCTTGGTGTTAATATCGTCGACCAGCTATCTTTCAAGAACCATATACGCGATAAATGCAGATCGATAGCTGTTAATGATTTATACTATATTCGTCAAATCCGCAAATTTCTCTCCAAGGACCTTTGCCAACAACTAGTTCAATCGAATCAAAATATTGATTACGCCAATGCATTGTATTATGGTCTACCTGCTAATACCCTTGCTCCAATGAAGAGGTTACTGCACCAAGCTGCGAAAATAATTGTCAGGAAAGGTCGGTATGACAGTGCAACTAACGCCATGCGATCCTTGCAATGGCTTCCAATGTACGTCTcatag
- the LOC140051459 gene encoding ubiquitin-conjugating enzyme E2 2-like, translating into MASKRLQTELQDLGRESPAQCSVGPVGDDLFNWQATIMGPPESPYQGGVFFLTIQFPIDYPFKPPKVAFTTKIYHPNINANGIICLDILRSQWSPALTMSKVLLSICSLLNDPNPDDPLVPDIARTFKNNREKYISTAREWTQKYAT; encoded by the exons GAATTACAAGATCTAGGTAGAGAATCACCAGCCCAATGCTCTGTAGGACCAGTGGGAGACGATT TGTTTAATTGGCAAGCAACAATAATGGGTCCT CCTGAGAGTCCTTATCAAGGAGGTGTGTTCTTTTTAACTATACAATTTCCAATTGATTATCCATTTAAACCACCCAAG GTTGCGTTCACAACAAAAATTTATCACCCAAATATCAATGCAAATGGTATTATTTGTTTAGACATTCTGCGGTCTCAGTGGTCACCAGCATTGACCATGTCTAAAG TGTTGCTGTCAATATGCTCTTTATTGAATGACCCTAACCCAGACGACCCACTTGTCCCAGACATTGCtcgaacatttaaaaataatagagaGAAATACATATCAACAGCCAGAGAATGGACTCAAAAGTATGCAACATAA